CTGAAAACGCTGTTCCTGGCAGTGCGGGTGCAAAATGAGGAAGGCAAGTGTGAGGTGACAGAAGTGAATAAGCTTGATGGAGAGGCATCCATTAACAATCGCAAAGGCAAACTTATCTTCTTTTATGAATGGAGCATCAAACTAAACTGGACAGGTAAGTCTGTGCTGGGCCATTAGAACAAAGGCTAACTGCATTTTGGTTGACCTATTAAGGAGCCGGGAGAACAGTTTTGGGAAGGTTAGGAACTCTTCAGGGGACACAGGGCTCCTTACTTTTATAGAAATCAGTATTGGGTGCCAAAATTTCTCTGCTGCTGTGGGACACTAAATGCATTTCCTCTCTGTGGGCCTCATAAGCCGCCACCAGTGAAGCAGCTGGGCCACTGAATCTTTGGGGCACATGATATGTTAGGACATTTTATGTCAGGTAACGTTTCCTCAGACTAGCTAACTTTTGTCTCTTGGATGATTGACTTaaaggtgggaaggggagggtttttttggtcttgatttttttttttttttttttttttactttctcctgTGTGAATCTACCAGTTTAGACTACCCTGCTAACGAAGTTTCTGTGTGACTATAATTTGGGGTGGTTTTATCCTCCAGTTTTTGTGTCCCTTCTGTGGTGGTATTGGCAAAGAATTGGAGCCATGTATGTGCCCTAGCTGGATGGTCCTGACAATTTTAAAAGGCACTAAAGCTAAAGGAATACATGTGTGGGGCAAAGCATACATTAGATTTGTGCCTCGATGAGCATTTTTCAACTAAATGGTAATAAAGAGGAGAAGAGTAGATCTATCTGtttgtgacttttttaaaaaaaactatagtagTCTGAAAGGAACCTTGGGTATCATCTTACCCAGTCCTTTTTTTATAGATTGAGAAACTGAGGTCAGGAGAAGTGAAGATCAATAATCATCTTGTTGGTTCATTTTGAAATACAGTCAGTTCTGCTGTAACGTCACCCGTGTGTTCCTAAAAATCCCCATACTGTGCAAAATTGCTCAACCAAAACCACAGGGCTTATGGGGAGGATAGGGTTAGGGACACGACACAATACCCAAAAACCTTCATTGGTGACacgtttttaaaatttaggaacATAAAAATTGATAGCACAGTCCACACATGTTATATGGGAAGAAGTACATAAATAATACAGTAAACATGGTGCTTGACCTTGAAAAAGACCTGAAGTTCACTTGTGAAAGTGGGCATCAGAAGGGTTGCAGCATGTGGGTTATTGTCGATTGGTGGAAGGAGGGtcagctgaaatcagaagttgtAACACCAGTGTGGGTGGTGTGGCTCATAGCACATGGGGAACTGAGGCTGCTGGCAGATAAATGTTTGagatgtgtgtgttttgtgtattcCTGTGCAGCTCATTTCAGCTGGGTGTGgttttgtgtgggtgtgtgttccTGTGTTAGCAAATGTGAAATTCATGCTGTGATCAGATTGACCCCTAATGTGTCAGTCACATCggaataaatttgtattttcaaaacaaGCATTCTAGCAGAACTGACTGCATTGATTGTTGACCTAAGTTCTCCCTGGCAGAATTCCTGCCAGTGCCACATCCACACAGCTCTTAGTCCCATACAGTAATAACGCAGTTGGCCTCAACAGATCTAATGAGGAAAGACATTTCTTCTAGGGGAGAAGCGGGGAGGGTTGGTTGCGTCTGGCTTTATCTCCGAATAAAGAGGGTCAGTTCAGTAGTTCAAAAGAAGTGcaagcaaaaaacagaaaagtgcaAGCAGAAGAGTAGCTAGGACTCTAGAGCAGCCTTTTCCTGCAAAGGGGGAGACTAATGATGTTGCATTGCTTTTGACAGGTACCTCTAAGTCTGGAGTACAGTACAAGGGACATGTGGAGATCCCCAATTTGTCtgatgaaaacagtgtggatgaaGTAGAGGTTTGTGCTTCCTAATTCCTCATCTGAGTCTTCCACATTCTCTATtctcagatgagaaaaatgacttCCCGTTCAAGATTAAAGCCCAGGCCTGGCCCAAGCATTCAGAACCTCAGTTTGTAGATGATTTCCTAGGTCTGTGGTGCCATTGAGAGCTCCCAGCACAGCTTGTGCTTGTTTAATTACTCCGCTTTAGCTAGTAACTTGGGTTCTAATGTTAGCCACCTTGGCTTTGGCAGAATGCAAGAAGGAACACTCATGGGGATTGGAAAAATACCCCAACCCTCACACGTTTCCTTTGGAAATGTCAGCAGCTATCTGATTGCTCAGCACCCACATTCCATGTCGTGGGTGCCCCTCAAGTTATTTACCACCTACTTCTGATCTTTCACTCAGATTAGTGTGAGCCTTGCCAAAGATGAGCCTGACACAAATCTCGTGGCCTTAATGAAGGAAGAAGGGGTGAAACTCCTAAGAGAAGCAATGGGAATTTACATCAGCACCCTCAAAACAGGTATCCCTTGAGTAGTTACGTATGCCTTGAGGAGGTagttccctcccacccccgaccATCAGACTCTGATTAAGGGTCCTGACAGTCCTTTCTTTGCCAGATGGGTAAAAgatttgtgggggagggggcttatTTCACCTCAAAATCAATCTATAAACTCTGAATAAGGGAAAGATATAGAGATGGATTATCTGATATATTGACTGATGAGCACTTGAAATGCAGATAGTCCCAAGTCGAGCTGTGCTGTGAGTAGAAAACACGGTGGGTTTTGAAAACTTGGTACCAGAAAAGGAATGTGAAATTACTaatagctttttatattgataCGATAGTTTGGATGTATTGGGTTAAACATGTTACTAAAACTAATTTCACTTCTCTGTTCTAACACTTTActgtggctactagaaaacttAAGATTATATTTGAGGCTGTCATTACATTTCTGTTGAACGGTGCGATCTAAAGACTTGGCATCCCTGGACTGCTTGAGCACAGTCCTGGACTATCTTTGACATGCATTCTCCAGGGACACTTAGGGGGTCATTAGGATAGCGGTCAGCTCAGCTGTCCCCTAGAATTCCAGTTCTGCCAGTGTGTTCTGATCTTGGTGTTGGGAGTACATAAAATGATTGTCAAAGGGCACCAGCATACGAGGTGATACCTCTTCTGGTGAGAACGAGTGCTCTGGTGCACTAGGCGTGGCTATTCTACTGAGGTAAGGCAGAGTGGAGAAAGGGGACTAAGTATGCATCTGTGGGTATCTTGCCCTGCTCTTGAATTCCTTGAAAGTGCCACTACATTCGTTGGCTACCATCCATAGGAGACCTCATGTACATTTAACAAGTTGTATTGCTTCTAATGGAGCGAGATTTAGAATCATCCTAGTTAATATTCTGTGTTCTGTAGCATACACTCAGATACCTGTCTGGCATAGTGCAAAGGTAAAGACCTAAAGTAAGtagactctttctttctttgtcattaCTTCATTTGGGGGTAAGACGTCCATGTTTGTCAAACTCTAAAGAAGCCCCAAATCTCAGCTACTAGGAAATAACTTCCAGGAgtggggattttattttttcagagttcACGCAGGGCATGATCTTGCCTACAATGAACGGAGAGTCAGTAGACCCAGCCGGGCAGCCAGCACTGAAAACTGAGGAGCGCAAGGTAAATAAGTGGTATTtccatgtgctctttctctgacCCTAACCTCCAAGCCACAGCAGCCTGTGATCTGCCCATGGTGCTTTTTACAGAGTCTACAATGTGTAGTTGTTTGTCCCTCTTTAACTGGGTTTTCAATCATTTATAACAAACCCCTAGAGCAAATGGAAGCCAGCAGGGGCTTCAGAGTTTCTCTTGATTGCATTTAACACCGGTTAGGTTGTGAACACAGGATGGTCTTCAGCTATCTATGTTTCCAGTATTCTTTCTAAGTGGGGTGTTGATATTTCGTACTTTGACACTAGAGGGGTCACAAAGGTACCGGGCTTAGATCACGACATTCACCTATTAGGAAATTGATCAATTTCACCACATTTGCAGGGTGAGCAGCTAGTTTTTGTGGAGCTAGAACTTGTACAGTTCAGGCTCAGCACTTGGTTTGCAGCCCCACTGCCCTTCTGCCAGCACAGTGAAGGAGATTCCCGAGGGGAGGTGGCTGCTTCCAGCTCTTTGAGCACAGAATTTTTCCTGGAGAATTACACTGAGTGCTTCAGAAATGCCCAGTGGTTTGCCAGGTCCTTTGGTCAGTGGGGTTTCCAGTGAGGATCTGTCCTCCACTGGGAGTGTTGTTTTCAGTGGGAACTGAGAACACTCTGGGAAGGTTCCCCTAATGACTGAAACGCCCATCCAGCCTCCTGGAATAATTAGCACTGGAGGCGAAGAAGTTTGTGAGAATGAGTGACAGGCCTGTCCTGGAAGCCACGTTAATGGAGGCTTCCCACCCTCTAAACCTTTCTTGCTGCCGCTTCCACAGGCTAAGTCTGCTCCTTCAAAAACCCAGGCCAGACCCGTTGGTGTCAAAATCCCCACTTGTAAGATCACCCTTAGAGAAACCTTCCTGACATCACCAGAGGAGCTGTATAGAGTCCTTACCACCCAAGAGGTAAGTATAATCTTGTCCGTCAGGCCTCCAGGCATTTGCTGCTCAGGTGACTTGGGATGTTGTAGGCACATCCCCTCTGCATGCAGAGCAGGTACTAAAAAGTGGTGCCATGAGGATTTCCTTGTACAAGTAGCGACAAAGAAAAAACCCTTCTGTGTTCACTCTACTCCTCAAGGTGGACTTGCTCTCTGTCCTCCCGTATAGTGTTTTGGGGTGGTTTAAGTGGGCACCACTGGAAACATTCTTGTTGGAAAAGTGAATGGATCTGAAGTATTGGCATCATGGATTTACAAAGAGTTACTCAAGTCAAAGCCCTGAGCAGTGGTTGTCCCTTTGTAGTGGGACATAACAGAAGCCAGTCATTGGACAAAGTGGTGCCTTTGGAAATGAGAGCTAAGGTGTGCAAGTATCACCTGGCGTTTGTCCCTAGGTCCCACTGAGAGGGACATCttccctacctttttttttttttcccccacagctCGTTCAGGCCTTTACCCATGCTCCTGCAATGTTAGAAGCAGACAAAGGTGGGAAGTTTCACCTGGTAGATGGCAACGTCTCTGGGGAATTCACTGATCTGGTGAGTGCCTGCTAGCCCCAGACCCAGGATATAGTCTCAGGTCAGAAGAAAAACATTCCTTTTTTCAGCTCTGTAGGTAAAATTCAATCTCTCTGGTTACTAAAAcctcatttttgtattttcaaaagaatgttGCAGTTGAATTCTCTTGCTTTCCTAGAATTTTTCTCCTCAGAGTTAAATTAGTTCTTCCTGAAGAAATCAAACATGGAAGAGAGATCATGTATATTGGCGGCTGGTAACTTTCCATTTGTAGCACTGAACTGTCACCTGGGCACAGTTGACCAGACTGGACTTGGGAGTGAGAGGAGAGGCCGTAGCCTGTGTTGGTGCAGATGCTACCAACTCCACGGTCCACTTTGTGCCCCTGAGGTGTAGAATTGCACAGACCGTAGGCCGAACGAAAGACAGACAGCTGGTCCCAGCCAGGATCTGGCGCATTGGAGTCTACGGTACACACTGATCTCTCTGGTTATTTTAGGTCCCTGAGAAACTTATTGTGATGAAGTGGAGGTTTAAATCTTGGCCAGAAGGTAAGTATGCATAGTTGCTTAGTGCCATTACCCCCAGaactctttctttcccccttagTCTCCAACCCTGACGGAAACCCTGGGTCTTaaacccccctcccctctgcctctccccagggcaTTTTGCCACCATCACCTTGACCTTCATAGACAAGAATGGAGAGACTGAGCTGTGCATGGAAGGCAGAGGCATCCCTGCCCCCGAGGAAGAGAGGACGCGGCAGGGTTGGCAGCGGTACTACTTTGAAGGCATCAAACAGACCTTTGGCTACGGCGCACGCTTATTTTAGGGCTGGCAGCAAGGGGCTGCCCAGTGCTTCGGTCCAGCCCTCTCCTGACTGGGGCTTGGGACTCACAGGATTGCACCATCCCAACCACTAACTTGGGGCTGGGGCCCCTTCCCTCCACGTATATCTTGGGTTTGTGCATGTTTTCTGCTGGGTGGGATCAGAGGGTGATTTCTCTTTTATGTGTACATACGCTAAATAAACGTAATTTAAAAAACGTGCATATCTGGAAACCTGTGTTGCTTGGGTGGGTGGTATTAATGAGTTCCCTTGAAGACACTGAATTAAAGGGAAAACCATTCTGGAAAACCATTCTGGGTAAGGGCAGGTAATTAGGAGGCAGGAAAGAAACCACCTCACTGCATTCCTGAGCTAGTCTCCTTTCTGCAGACTGGCACAGAGCTGCTCCCCTCACTGCGAGAAGACAAGGCGGGGTTCTCGGGGGTAAACAGTGCCAAGAAACTGCACCCTAGGCTTGCCTCTCTGTGTGGCCTCTTTGCAAGAAGAGACGAGCACCAGGTGCTGGTTTGATACATGGGAAGATCCCCTGCCCTGTGGCAGGGGGTACTGTGGACCTCAGGTTCAGAGCTTCTGCTTACTGAGCAGTTCTATGTACTGGAGACTAAGTAGCCCCCTTGCATTAGCTCGTTTAACCCCCATAATAGCCTTATGAAAAGCTACTACCTGCATTTCTGTCTTAGAAAAATCTAAGTCTTGCTTTTCTTCAGTAACCTCCCAGATCCTACAGCTGATACTTTGCAAGAGTTGAGAAGGACTGGAACTCGCAGAGCCAGTGCTCCAGTCTAAACCACTATGTCTACTGCCCTGTTGCTAGGTTCATCTGCTTAAAGAGGCTGCTGTATTTCTAGTGTGTTAGGCATCCCTCCTGGAGTAAAAAAATGCCAGGCCTCTTAGTACTCCCAGAAAGAGGAAGATATGAATATCCTGgtcaagtattttttaagtacCTGGTTCCGTTAAACAAGTTTACTGAGCACTGACCACAGGGTGGGGGTATGTTCAACTGGAGTTCAGGCCACCACGTGGCAGAAGTAACTACCTGAACAGGGAGGGCCGATTTCCCGCACAAGCCCTGCCCTGGTGCCCTGTGTCCCAGTATGAGTCAGGGCCTTCTAATCCAGACATGCTACCTCCTGCAGGCACAGCTATTTCCTTCAtctatttttgcttgttttattagGTGGCAGTGAGGCCTGCAGGCTAATCCTACCAAGGTGACTTGGCCAAAACATTGTAGTTAAAGCAAAAGACCAGTACTGATCTGGATAATTTAGACCCCCAAGAGCCACTTTTGGCTTGAATTACTCATAGGAATGGTGGACTAAACTAATTAGCATCTAATTTGGCATTAGATCTGCCTCTTGGGGGTCCAAAAAGAAGTCTTTTGATAGAGAACCTGGACTGTAGCTTGAATCAAATCTAGGGACCCTTCCTAACAgaatcctcctcttcctcacacAGAGACCAGTGACAAAATAGCCTTTTCATGCCTGGCTGGAGAGTTAACCAATTCTAgagttctttaaaagaaatctgggggcgcctgggtggctcggtcggttaagcgtccgacttgggctcaggtcatgatctcgcggtctgtgagtttgagccccgcgtcgggctctgtgctgacagctcagagcctggagcttgtttcagattctgtgtctccctctctctgaccatcccccgttcatgctctgtctctctctgtctcaaaaataaacgttaaaaaaaaaaaaaatctgaagtagAGATTATAAACAccttaaaaaaaccaaagcacCAGGCAAATGAACTCTCCTGTGACCTGCTCAGTAACAGTTGACATCCCCAGTACTAATGATGGCTGTTCCCATTTTTACCACTGCCATTTTACTGCTAacattttaagtaggctccatgcccagcgtggtgCCAAatatggtgcttgaactcacaaccctgagatcaagacccgagctgagatcaaaggtcggatgcttacccgactgagccacccaggtgccccttgctgcTAGCATTTTTGAGCCTAAAACGCAGATCGAGCTAAATACAAAACTGTGGACTTGGTTGGACTTGGTTGGACTTGGGTTGAATCATACCACTTCTAACAAATGGGGCAAATTTTCCCACCTGTATAATGGTTATAACAGGTACCTTGTGAGAGCATTAGAGATGACGAATATAGAAGCATAGGTAATGGTACCTACTGACTTCCAGACTCAAGGGCCCAAATGTTCTCCCTTGAgcaagaatattttgaaaagctAGTTAGCTGGCTAAATTGCAAATCATAGGCCAAGGATTCACCTAAGAATCATCTGGGGGAATCTGTTAAATTCAGAAAATGTGGACTCCACCCCTAAAAGATTCTTACTTGGCGTGGGGTGTGGCCCATGAACTTACATTTTCATAAATACCCCAAGTGATACTGATGTCAGGACACATTTTGAGAAGCACCCCCACCTGTTAAAATCTAATTGTAATGGAGGAGCCAAAGAAACACATTTGGGACCTTCTCATGAACAATAGGACAAAGGCTCTGAAAACATTCTATCTTCCAACAAAGGAAGTCAGCAGGATCTGGAAGGGACGTACAATGTTGCTTTAAACCCTAGTAAGAATTCGATCTGACCAGTCTTGCCTAGCCTAGGACCCTTTATGAGGTACACCAGATGGAGACAAATTGGGCAAGCCATCCTGATGACGGGCAGCTAAACTAGAAATAGTGGTGGTGTTCGTGCTGGGTGTGCAGCCACGAGGGCTGGTGTTTGGAAAAGTAAGAACAGCTAGGCAAGACAGTTACCTAACACTGGACCCAAACGGGGGAGGGCCCCCGCCTGATTCTGGTCCTGGCCGCTCCTAAAATCCTCCCTTTAACAGGATCAGTGACCTCTCCATCACTGTTTCTCCTCACACACACCTATTCCCTGAGCCCAAAGTCACCTGCACAGTGCCTCTTTCTCCTTTGTAGAGTTTGAATAAACACTATTTTATAGCTGACCTGCTCTCCAACCTCTTCAAGACTCCTTTCCAAACCGCCTTTATCTTCTGTCATCTGTGGTCTGAGATGGTAGCAATTTCCCATGTCACTTACAGATCAAAAATGTGGCTGGCTAAACTCAGTTTTTGGGTAATAGACAACCACTAGGTATAGATTAAATTTAGACAGTGTGTTCAAGTGTTAAGGTGAGTTATATTAGAAAGGAGGAGAATTAGCAGATTCCTGTGAAAAAGGACTCTAGgatatttttatcttataaaaaaaaaagtttctgcgggggcacctgaatggcttagtcagttaagcgtctgactcttgatttcagctcaggtcataatctcacgatttgtgagattgagccccaagtcggggctctgcactggcagtgtggagcctgcttgggattctcttcctctctctgccccttctccactagtgttctctctctcaaaataaatacacacacacacacacacacacacacacacacacagtttctgcTAACAGATAATTAAATTATGCCTGTACTAATCATGTTGATTTTCCCAGACAAGAGAATGGGAGGGAACTTGATCCCATCTGGGGACGAGATCCTGCCCTCTCTGGCCCTGTAATATTTTAGTTGCACCAGAGTATTTTTAGACTGTGGCCCAGGACCAGACTAATAAACTTACCTCTAGGTGTGATGGTTATGGAAACATCTGGTTCTCTGAGCGTCTCCAGGTGGTGGCTCTGGACATAACTTGCCTCATCCTACTTCCTGAtgtgtctctgtccttccccagatgcTAGTAGTGACAGTGCAGTTTCTGTTAAGGGTAGCAACCAAGGCAGGGTACAGGTCCACTTCTGTCATCTTATAGGGGTAGTCCTTTGGGCAACTCTGCCCAAACTTGCAGCAAGGTACTTGGGGAAATAGGGCCACTTCCTCTGGAGTGCATGCTAATTGACCTCTGCCTTGGAAGTCTTCCTGTTCCCCAAGAACTAGTAAATGTGCTCTGAGGTCCGTACCTCCTAGGAAACCCTGTGCAAGTATGAGTAGGGATATCCCAGGAGCTCTGCCTGCCTGGCTAGGTTAAGGAGTCACAAACACGACCATGGGGGCTTGGCTTGGGCTGTACACAGGGCTCCCTACACCTCTGGTGAGGCTCCAAATTCCTCATCagacagaatttgaaaataaagtgcTTTATTGCTGAGGATCACAAAGAGCTTCAGGGCGGCGGTCTAGGGGCTGAAGTTCCCACCTTTTGGAGATTTTGTGAGCAGGATGGTGGGGACTTCAGCCCTTCAACCCCACACAAGGCAAGGAAGTAAGATTTTgggagtgaggagggcagggaagaagCACCAGGTTTGCTAGGTGAGCCGATTATGTGCATCTCTTCCCAGCTCTGAGCTCAGTGTGTTCAATGACATCACCTCGGGAGCGTCAAGTGGGCCATGGCGGGAGCCTTTACAAACACCACAGAAACTGCCCAAATCTGGGCTTCCCTGCCGCCAACCCCGAGCCGAGAACTGGTGTACCAGCTCACCATGGTGCACATCCTCCTGAGCTGTTCTGAGCCCACCCAGACGTGGCAGCTGTGTCCATTCAGGGCAGTGCCATCCAGTTCTGCACATCCCTACAACCTGGACAGAGCAGAGATTGCTGGACAAAGAAAGGGACCTGAATTGGTTGACCCATTCCCAGCCAGGAGCCGGCCCTGTCTCGGCCACCTCAGCCTGTCTGTCCACGCTGGGCCCCACGGGTTGACTTTAGCCCTAACCAAAGTAGTGTCCACTGAAAAGCAGCTCGGAGTTGAGGAGAACCTGTTAGGGCCCCGGTGTGGGTCTGTGGTGGCtcccagcaggggtggggccagAGGGCCTCCCACAACCAACCAGAGATAAAGAGGGCTGGCTGCTAGGCTGGCTGTCAGCCTGACAAAATGCAGCTGTGGCACCACAGGCCCTGGGAATCACGACGTGTGCCCACAGCCAGGGTGGAAGAGCCCagctcagagggagagagaggaaaatgagtGGCCAGGCTGGGACAGCACCTcccagggggcaggagagggcagcCCCCACAGACGCACACTTCCCCCCTTCCCCATCACCCAGAGACCTTGGGGGCTGAGCTCCCTCCCTCAGCCTGGGCCCTGTACACCCCTCGacctgtccccagccccacacCGACACCTGGGGTGCTGACCTGCCTTGGGTTCACAAGCAGAGGGCCCGCGGCACCAGGCCGGCCGGCCTCATGGGGTCTGGGCAGAGGCAGGGTGAGGGGTGTGCAGGGGAATCTTCTCCAGAACAGCAGCCCCCTGGTTAGTACTGCTTGGCCTCCTGCAACTGGGCCAGGTACTCCTCCTCGGGAGGGTTGTCGGCGCAGGCCCGGCCATTGTTGGGAGGCCGCACAGCGTGGTAGCGGCTCCAGTCCCCCTTACAGAGGATCCAGGGCAGCGTGTCCACCTTGAAGTGCAGCTCGGGCGAGAAGTCGGTGCTGACGAGGTCAGGCGCACCGGCGCCCTTGCCCCGAGTCAGCAGCCGGCTGCCCGCATCGTAGCAGCAGTGCTGGGCGGCCAGGGTGCTGCTCTCCACGGACAGCAATGAGCGCAGGCAGAAGCGCGCCGTGGGCTGGTACACGTCCAGGTGCTCTCGAGGCCCGCTGGCATCCCTCCACTGGAAGCTTCGGCCCCGGTGCTCATCCTGCAGGCTCACCGCGCTGTACACGGCCTCCAGCGGGTACGCGCATGGGCAGCTGGGCAGGTCCTGCAGCACCTGACTCAGGTACTTGGCTAGGAAGTCACTCTTGCAGTTCAGCCACTTCTCACAGCTAT
This window of the Prionailurus viverrinus isolate Anna chromosome B3, UM_Priviv_1.0, whole genome shotgun sequence genome carries:
- the AHSA1 gene encoding activator of 90 kDa heat shock protein ATPase homolog 1 — protein: MAKWGEGDPRWIVEERADATNVNNWHWTERDASNWSTDKLKTLFLAVRVQNEEGKCEVTEVNKLDGEASINNRKGKLIFFYEWSIKLNWTGTSKSGVQYKGHVEIPNLSDENSVDEVEISVSLAKDEPDTNLVALMKEEGVKLLREAMGIYISTLKTEFTQGMILPTMNGESVDPAGQPALKTEERKAKSAPSKTQARPVGVKIPTCKITLRETFLTSPEELYRVLTTQELVQAFTHAPAMLEADKGGKFHLVDGNVSGEFTDLVPEKLIVMKWRFKSWPEGHFATITLTFIDKNGETELCMEGRGIPAPEEERTRQGWQRYYFEGIKQTFGYGARLF